From the genome of Papaver somniferum cultivar HN1 chromosome 2, ASM357369v1, whole genome shotgun sequence, one region includes:
- the LOC113350181 gene encoding serine/threonine-protein phosphatase 6 regulatory ankyrin repeat subunit C-like, translating to MDRLVTVDAKELNLVFKPNQKCSTSFKLTNLMHTMSIAVSVTTTNPNLFSISQPFSVLSPLASSNFTLFLALPSELPQISSPIDSLHVRTTILPTGKANQDDLHRFFTKPGASHIFRDANLPISFVGEFVARFLISEPCFQTLESNFILSKAIGNCTKTQITSLLWYAVGKGNPRFVSALIDAGGDVNFRDLSNGKSLLFAAVNSAAINRVDLMGLFCEFGCLVNSVDSYGRTPIHVSAIHGNLDALKFCVSKGGDTDCVDNNGCTPLHCAASEGRRQVVEFLLECSSYSKYSINSDGKTPFLVAIDNGHSHLLDLLRLSDVLHRAATLGDVHGLRSCIEKGAIINSRDQNGWTALHRASFKGQTESVKLLMSNGAQVDLVDDAGYTPLHCATEAGHSEVASYLIKNGALANMKSLKGVSSLNLTSFQNHSAFKFPLCEEKELV from the exons ATGGATAGACTAGTAACAGTGGATGCAAAAGAACTAAACCTTGttttcaaaccaaaccaaaaatgTTCAACAAGTTTCAAGCTAACAAATCTTATGCATACCATGTCTATTGCAGTTTCTGTAACCACTACAAATCCTAATTTATTCTCAATCAGTCAACCTTTTTCTGTTCTTTCACCTCTCGCTTCATCAAATTTTACTCTATTTCTCGCTTTACCATCAGAACTCCCGCAAATTTCATCTCCAATTGATTCTTTACATGTTCGTACAACAATTCTACCAACAGGTAAAGCTAATCAAGATGATCTCCACAGATTTTTTACAAAACCTGGTGCCTCTCatatcttcagagatgcaaacttaCCCATCTCTTTTGTTGGTGAATTTGTTGCAAGGTTCTTGATTTCTGAACCTTGTTTTCAGACCTTGGAGAGTAATTTTATCTTGTCTAAAGCAATTGGTAATTGTACCAAAACTCAGATTACGTCTCTTCTTTGGTATGCTGTTGGTAAGGGAAACCCTAGGTTTGTTTCTGCTTTGATTGATGCTGGTGGTGATGTGAATTTTAGGGATTTATCAAATGGGAAATCTTTGTTGTTTGCAGCTGTTAATTCAG CAGCGATAAATCGAGTAGATTTGATGGGTTTGTTTTGTGAGTTTGGGTGTTTGGTTAATTCTGTTGATTCATATGGTCGAACACCCATTCATGTTTCGGCAATTCATGGGAATTTAGATGCTTTGAAGTTTTGTGTCAGTAAAGGAGGTGATACTGATTGTGTTGATAATAATGGCTGTACACCGTTACATTGTGCAGCTTCCGAAGGGCGGAGGCAAGTTGTAGAATTCTTATTAGAATGTTCTTCGTATTCGAAGTACTCGATTAATAGTGATGGGAAAACACCTTTTTTAGTTGCAATTGATAACGGGCATTCTCATTTACTTGATTTGCTTAGGTTAAGCGATGTTTTACATAGAGCAGCAACATTAGGAGATGTTCATGGATTGAGAAGTTGTATTGAAAAAGGAGCGATAATCAACAGTAGAGATCAAAATGGTTGGACTGCTCTTCATAGAGCTTCATTCAAAGGTCAAACGGAAAGCGTAAAACTTTTAATGAGTAACGGAGCTCAAGTTGATCTTGTTGATGATGCAGGTTATACACCATTGCACTGTGCCACTGAAGCCGGTCATTCTGAAGTTGCTTCATATCTGATAAAAAATGGTGCTTTAGCAAATATGAAGAGTCTCAAAGGTGTGTCATCATTGAACTTGACTTCATTTCAGAATCATTCTGCTTTTAAATTCCCTTTATGTGAAGAAAAAGAACTAGTTTGA